From the genome of Solanum lycopersicum chromosome 12, SLM_r2.1:
gcatgttgttgttgttgttgtttgtatCAGTAAGTTCTGAACAACTGTAAGATACTACAAATAACATCACCCTTGACGCAGGAACACATATCAACTTTCCTAGTCTAGCAATTTTGTCCTTATCATCTTGTGAACTGAGGGATTTTCCGCACTTGTTGAAAAATGTAAAGACACTCAAGTTCTTGGATATTTCTAATAATAAGATTCGGGGTCAAATCCCTAACTGGTTTAGTAGCATGAGGTGGGACTCGTTGCGGTTTCTAAACCTTTCCCATAATTCACTTACAACAATTTAGTTACTATAAACTACATTATCTTGATCTTAAATTTAACTTCCTTCAAGGTCCACTACCTTCATCCATTTGTTACACGAACAAGCTTAAATTTCTAGATTTATCACACAACAACTTCAGTAATTCAATTCCAAGTTGCATGGGAAGTATGGCTAATCTAACGGTGTTGGACTTAAGAAGGAACAATTTCACAGGGAGTATTCCACCATTATGTGCGCAGAGCACTTCATTGAGAACCATTGTCCTGAATGGTAATCAATTCGAAGGACCTGTCCCGATGTCATTGCTCAACTGTGCTGGTCTAGAAATCCTTGATGTGGGGAAAAACGCTATAGATGACACATTTCCAGCTTGGCTCGGAACTCTTCAAGAGCTACAGGTCCTTATATCAAAGTCAAACAAGTTCCGCGGACCTATAAGTACTTGTCAAGCTAAATTTTGCTTTCCCAAGTTGCGAATTTTTGATGTTTCTCGTAATGAATTCAGTGGCTCACTTCCTGCAAAAGTTTTTGGAAACTTCAAGGCAATGATCAAATTAGATGGCGGAGACAAAGGAGAGACCAAGTACATGAAACCACTGATTCAGAATGAATTTAGTGACATAAGGATTGACAAATCATCGAGGTATATGATAGAAATAGTCAGCGATGAAGTGTACAAGGATTCATTGAGGTTGGTGATCAAAGGTCAGGATATTGAGGTAGAAAGAATTAGCACAATTATGACAACCATAGATCTCTCAAGCAACCATTTTGAAGGTGTCATTCCGAAAACACTAAAGGAACTCAACTCACTTTGGCAACTCAATTTATCCCATAACAATCTCACAGGTCATATTCCAATGGGTTCCTCATATATTAGCATATGTACAAGTCGAGGGTCTACAGAAACAACTACCTTCTCAAGGTACACACTACTTGTGGAATTAATTACACTAAATATGTTATGTTATTACTCCGATTCTTTGTTGAATACCTAAAGAATAAGGCGTAAAGCAGTCgttaaaaattatgcaaaatatCTGTTGGATATGTCTTTGTGGAAAACATCATATTTGTCTGTTGATATTATTGTCTTCAATTTCTTCCTCACTTTGACTCAGCaatagtttaatataaaaattcacgCTCATTCGTTAGtcattgattttttatattaaaaaaagtaacaatattttttagtgTTCCTGTGTATTTTTGCAagaaaaaataaccaaaaaaagtgcattaattttttcttttttaagaaaatcaatGATAACCTAACGAAGTCGTAAGCCAAAATGGTTTGTGGATTTTTTGAAGGCATTTTCCCTAAGAAAATGAGAAGgccaaaaaagagaaaaaataatttatgtgtgaaaaaaataaagtataccccaacatgattttcttaatttttttttttaaaaatcattttatcacTTTTGTAAAAGTAGGGGTACATGTGAAGTCACTTTTGTAACCACAGGTATATTAACTCTAAAATAATGTGCCTAGCAATGATAACAATATCGGTTGAATAGGCAACCGTTCACTACAATTCTACAACAATATCAACTTTTAGCAGCAATAAACATACACATTAACAAAGAGTGCTAAAACcgttattgatattaattagttCTCATTAGATTCAATGTCGCTATAAGCTTTAGAGACACTTACAAAAAGTACAAATTGTCGCTAAAAATACATGTTTAGTAGCGATTAAGCTTTAGCCGTTAATTAGTTGACGCTAAAGAACATTTTTAATATAGAACAGATCACCACACCTTTATCTTGAGTCGAGGGTCTACGGAAATAGTCTCTCTTCATATTTAAACTGTATCATATAAATGGAGTTCCCCTCATTAACTAAATCTGAAAAGTGTTGGTAAACAGCACAAGAGACAACTAATCGGaattttctcataaaatttcttaattatgaAGGATATTAAGACGCAtatcaaacaaaattttgaataaaaagcataaaagaaaaatatagattAAATTCCACACGGTATTATTGTTCATTTACTTCCTCACTTGACTTGGTCAAGAAATAGTTTCTCTCATTGGAAATTTCTTACAACTTCTGCAGAAATTTTTTCACAAACGCAGCGATCGATAGTTAATGAACTCAATATCTAGAGAGTATTATTTTGTTAAGTCTTCTCCGTCCTTTAAAATGTCTTGCGGAACAATACaaattgtgaaaaaaaatgtcatttgttTTAGGGGTTGTGTTTGGAATAGCATTTGGACTTGCTATAATAGTTGCTTTTGTGAAATCTGGAAATGCTAGATCCAAACAACGTACTGATCTGGTTAGTAAACTGAAgtctttgtttttttctttcttttagggAAATGTGTATCTGGgctcacaagatagtgtcacgtaagtcGAAatgaggtagaaaattatttataaaataagttaaaggggtaataggaccttagaatagtataaaaatgtctctgagatttcagatATAGGTTGAGattacttatgcattttcccattttttttacgtcaatgtatatatatatatttatttatgttgttttttgGTTGAATTGTGAAGGCTAGTGGAATTGCTGCATTTGCTAGAATGACAGTGGAAGATTCAAGAAAAATCTTTACACCAGAAGAATACCCTACTTGGGTTGTTTTTTCAAATCAACAAAAGGTGaagtttttaacttttgtttAGGATGTATTTAGTAGGACGTAGTGACGGAGTCAAAATTTTTAGGTTATATGTATTCTAGATCACATAGTTCTTTTTTTTGCTTTGTTGGGTTTCTAAAAATTATGTTGTCGTACCATATTGGATCCTCTTAAGTTGCACTAGTTTAGAGTATCCGACACTCATCTGTCACCAAAGCTATTTTTAATATCTTATAACATTAATATAGTGTTAAACCAAAGCTTCTGGATTTTGCTGCACTTGTAGCTAAAGCAATGTCATTTATCATAAATCTGTAAAATGACttattttctggaaaatatttttcgtaaTGGATTTCTTTTCGGGGAAGAAGACATTTATTGAAAATTGAATCAGCAAATGGGATAGTGTTTtggtgaaaaatatttgagtagTAAAGattgataataatgatgattgTTTGTGTTGGGAAAACACcgacaaatacaaaaatatatatggtaaaagtaacgaaaataaaatggaaaaataatgacaccaaaaATTTTTTACGTAAAAATCCTTCTATATAAGGGAAAAACCACTGGCCAAGAGGAGCAaatatcactatagtaaggaattttacactgttTAGTCgcgaatacaatactcaaagtggCTACTACatacttttttttggtttccaccttactaaaatattaCTCACTTTACagactatttttcttgtataatttatggaatacctcactttgctctaaCTATGATTTTTTTCCCTCTTACTTGGTGTGTCCTaaaaatgagcaagaatgctctatttatagaaagagaaaattatgtttatgtcaCTAATAACACAGGTAGAtataacaaattcaaaaaagGATTGCAAATTTTACTAATTTGTCAACCACCAATTTGTTTCTATTTGGTGGTTGAATAGCAAAAGTTGACCTAAATATATGGGATGGACTCTACAGTTTATTCCTATTTGGTGGAAAATATTTTTGCTAAAACAtgtgttagtgaaaaaacttacaagataataaaattataagattacaattgaaaataaaatgaagaaattaatctcttcaggctgaggcgcggatatctcgctctctttaaggagattcaagctcactgcaacaaatattttcaccggtccagcagtaatcctctttgacttgtacactccaggatacaacagtctgcacaaagtataactcaacaactctggacaagagttgagtccaaagatCCAccaaaaagaacacctcccttcaactaataagaactctcttttagactaactctttcactctttgttttctcttgtgttttgtgtgtaCCAAATCAAATGAAAACCACCAGTATTTATACTAcgagaagtcttcctagcaatgaatagaaagataatggaggtagtaaatagtgaagataatgatCTTAAGAttttcataggttacaatacgagttacataggttacaaagagtaatgtaggaattaagaatgaaataaagtgacggataaccaatgctaatggatgatgtagaagttatccatttcaatatttattgaaatgtttttatcTCACAATGAATTCAGTGCCAAAAGTAATGGCATTACATGACTACCAAGTCAAAGATGAATAGCATGATTAAATTGGTAGTTTAAAACACAAATGCCTACCAATGGTCATTCTTATagctccaaaataaagcaatttaatatgttaaatattaatattaaaatgctaataacctaacaacaTGTGCTTTGGAGACCAAAATCAGAAAATAAGATATTAACAAACACACTGTTAAtgtcctttttaattttttcaattttgttcttACAGTTGGCATGGTTTaattcaaatcttgaaaagatctGGCCATATATGGATGAGGTTAGGGGTTCAATGTCTGTACATAGTTTGGTTTTCCACTCTGATTGTTGGAACTTCTTTGTTGCTAATTGAGTTGGTATGGATATATATGGTCATTCAGGCAGCAGCAGAACTAGTAAAGTCAAGTGTGGAGCCAATTTTGGAACAATATAGGCCTGTGATTTTGACGTCGTTAAAATTTTCAGAGTTCACCCTTGGTACAGTTGCTCCACGATTCACGGGTTAGTAAACGATGGCTGGCTGGCGTAACATGCCTCAAAGCTCTTGTATATTATACTACCTTAGAGTTTTAGGAGTCATCACTTATACATATGAAACTGCTTGTGAGGATAAATCACATTACATTTAACAAATGCTtgatctcatatatatatatgccacTGCAGGGATTTCTATTATTGAAGATGGAAGTGAGGGTATTACTATGGAATTAGAGATAAAATGGGATGGGAATACAAGCATAATACTTGATATCGTTACTTGTGTTGGTGTAGCATTACCGGTGCAGGTAATTAGTTTCACCATATGTTGCTCGTACTCTCCAAAAGTGTAGCTGCACCCGCGTCGGATTCTCCAAAATTGCACTACTTTGGAGTATCTGACATGCACCCGTCGACATTTTTTGAAGAATCTGAACAACATACTTTCACCTCAGAGCTGTGACACATACTACTTTAACTGCTTCACGTGATATTTCCGTTATCGAATATTGTTTCTGAAAGAGCTTGTTGAAATGGCGAACAAACAACTGTTTCAGCTTAACTAGTCTGTATTTGTGGCTTACACTTGCTTGTTATCCCATATGATTTGCATGGACATGCTCGTGCTTTTGAGTTTTTCTTGGATTGAGcagaaaatgaaaagttaatGTCATTTTATTCCCTGCGATACGACCTTAATAGTAATATAAAAGAGTTGCACGATTTAAGAGTGAAGAAATGAAGACGCCAGTAATTTATCCTCCTTGCAAGTTTCTATTTTGGTTCCTGAAATATTTGCATCTTGCTATGTTTCAACTCTTATGAATCTGATTTTAACTTTGTGATTATTGCTCTCCTTTCGTTTAGGTGAAGAACATCGCGTTTGCTGGTACTTTCAGGCTCATCTTCAGGCCACTTGTTGATGAGTTTCCTTGCTTCGGAGCTGTATGTTATTCTCTAAGGCAGAAGGTGTTGTATCACTTTGGCACATATATGCACAGATATCAATTTAAACATGTTACTGATACTTACCTTTAAACAATTTAGGCATCGTGTTGatacttaaaataaaagaaaataagcaTGTTATTTACACAATCCAGAATTGAAGCTAAAGCTATTTCTTTTGTTCTAAATTAAAACAAGTCAGTGTGGGTGCTGATCACTGTCTTAGTTCTGCATTTCCCGTGTGTGTGCAGATGTCACTTGCTTTTACCGGGATAAGGCTACTCACGTGCGTATCTCACACCTAAACTCTATAGAAAAAATGACAAGTACATTCTTTGTTTGCAGAAAAAACTGGATTTTACGCTTAAAGTAATTGGTGGTGACATGACAGCAATTCCTGGCGTTTCTGATGCAATTGAGGTTTGGGCGAACTCTTACCACTAAATCTGTTTCTCTGTTTTGTTATCCTTCCACAACAACCAATGCAGTTTGATGTAGATGTAACGAAGGCCTACAGATGCCATGGATATTTGGCTGGCGTAGCCAAGCCTTATTTTGAAGTAGTGGCTTAGTGTTATAACTACAAGGATAGGATGTTTTTGTAGTGGTTATTTTCATCTTTGTTTATGACATTTGGGAACTTGATTCACGACATGTTAACAAGATAAAACAATTCGTTAGTTTCTTAGTGCAACGAATTTGCTACTTTGAGTTGTTTGCCTGAACTTGAATTTTTCAATTACGCAGTCATAAAATGGAAAGCTTAACAAATGTTAGTTATGATTTTCTACACTTGAGATGTactaaaatgaatttatttccCCAGGGAACCATCCGGATGCTGTTGAAGACTCAATCATGTGGCCAGTTAGAAACGTTATACGAAATTTTACCAGGGGAGTATAGGTATTGATATTGACAATGGTTTCATTGTATATACGAAGTCAATTTTACTTTTCATGTAGATACGATAGATGTTGAATCCCGTTGGCTTCCTGGTGCGTTTATTTCCTTATATTTTGCAATTTGCATCCCTTTTGTACTGGTGGCACCAATTGTCCTGTGAATAGTATGAGTTTGTTCCTGCTCATTATATTCTTAATGATCTACCGAGTGCATTAGAGAGGAAGACAACAGGGGGGAGGGGTTACATATCCTGCAGAACGTAGATCATACAGTGCATTATAGTAGTCTCAGCTGCCATCGTTTAGTCCTATGTTGTAAACTTATTGGCAGTGATTTCCTTTCCCTTATAGCTCCAGAGCAGAGCTAACACAGATCGCGCATTTTGTAGTCATTATTTTCCTTTCTGTCATGATTTGTCTACTTGTTTTGAGTCGAGGGTCTATCGAAAACAGCCTCTCTATCCCATAAAGGTAGGATAAGGTCTGTTTACATCAGAGTCACTTGTGGGATGACAATGTgcatgttattattgttgtaaattgtgaGCACAACACATAGAATAGTCTCTGTGCTTGATATGTATGTTAACTGTTCTCATTATCTTTGATTAGGTGCACTTGGAATACTGCCCGAATGGCATGAACAATGGGCTAAGTTACCCTTTTTCTCAGAACGATTCTATGACTTCATTAGAGAGAGTTCTTAAAAACTCGACAGAAGGAAAAGAAGTTAGTCCTAATGGAAGTGAAATCAACAATAGAAAGCTTCTGTTTTTGTATCTTCAATTTTCTGTTTGTTGTTTATATATGTTTGatagaaacataattatttGTGTGTTTATATATCTATAGTTAATGACACCTCAAAATGAACTTTGTAATTACATTACTGTATCCCTTATATCCTTAGATGGAATGGACTAATGATTGAAAACTATTGTGTATCTAACAAGTTTGAAAATAGCAGAAGAGACAACTAATCACTAATAACTTGGaatattgtataaattaaaTTCCATAATTAAAATTGGTTTCTCTATCCCGAACGTACCCTAACTGTTTCTCATAATGACACATCTTgactttttatgattatatagaTTCCGTAGAAAAATTGCACTAAAATTTATTGTATTCATACAACTTGATTAAAGTGTCCCTTCTAGCTTGTCTTTATTGTTcagttattattctttttttttctcaattgacTTGGTCGTACAAttgtttttctctttgaaaagtattgtgaaaaaacaaaagaaagatgTTGATGCAAAGTTAGATAAGAATGA
Proteins encoded in this window:
- the LOC114073821 gene encoding LRR receptor-like serine/threonine-protein kinase; the encoded protein is MGLKIGLILLNMVGPLFFLMGLMLRGTHINFPSLAILSLSSCELRDFPHLLKNVKTLKFLDISNNKIRGQIPNWFSSPLPSSICYTNKLKFLDLSHNNFSNSIPSCMGSMANLTVLDLRRNNFTGSIPPLCAQSTSLRTIVLNGNQFEGPVPMSLLNCAGLEILDVGKNAIDDTFPAWLGTLQELQVLISKSNKFRGPISTCQAKFCFPKLRIFDVSRNEFSGSLPAKVFGNFKAMIKLDGGDKGETKYMKPLIQNEFSDIRIDKSSRYMIEIVSDEVYKDSLRLVIKGQDIEVERISTIMTTIDLSSNHFEGVIPKTLKELNSLWQLNLSHNNLTGHIPMGSSYISICTSRGSTETTTFSRYTLLVELITLNMLCYYSDSLLNT
- the LOC101245625 gene encoding synaptotagmin-5-like, coding for MSFVLGVVFGIAFGLAIIVAFVKSGNARSKQRTDLASGIAAFARMTVEDSRKIFTPEEYPTWVVFSNQQKLAWFNSNLEKIWPYMDEAAAELVKSSVEPILEQYRPVILTSLKFSEFTLGTVAPRFTGISIIEDGSEGITMELEIKWDGNTSIILDIVTCVGVALPVQVKNIAFAGTFRLIFRPLVDEFPCFGAVCYSLRQKKKLDFTLKVIGGDMTAIPGVSDAIEGTIRMLLKTQSCGQLETLYEILPGEYRCTWNTARMA